The proteins below come from a single Cervus canadensis isolate Bull #8, Minnesota chromosome 2, ASM1932006v1, whole genome shotgun sequence genomic window:
- the POGZ gene encoding pogo transposable element with ZNF domain isoform X4 — MADTDLFMECEEEELEPWQKISDVIEDSVVEDYNSVDKTATAGNSLVQQGGQPLILTQNPTPGLGTMVTQPVLRPVQVMQNANHVTSSPVASQPIFITTQGFPVRNVRPVQNAMNQVGIVLNVQQGQTVRPITLVPAPGTQFVKPTVGVPQVFSQMTPVRPGSTMPVRPTTNTFTTVIPATLTIRSTVPQSQSQSTKSTPSTSTTPTATQPTSLGHLAVQPPGQSSQTQNPKLVSIASFVTVKRPGVTGENSNEVAKLVNTLNTIPSLGQSPGPVVVSNNSSAHGSQRTSGPESSVKVTSPIPVFDLQDGGRKICPQCNAHFRVTEALRGHMCYCCPEMVEYQKKGKSLDSEPSVPSAAKPPSPEKTAPVASTPSSTPIPALSPPTKVPEPNENVGDTVQTKLIMLVDDFYYGRDGGTVAQLTNFPKVATSFRCPHCTKRLKNNIRFMNHMKHHVELDQQNGEVDGHTICQHCYRQFSTPFQLQCHLENVHSPYESTTKCKICEWAFESEPLFLQHMKDTHKPGEMPYVCQVCQYRSSLYSEVDVHFRMIHEDTRHLLCPYCLKVFKNGSAFQQHYMRHQKRNVYHCNKCRLQFLFAKDKIEHKLQHHKTFRKPKQLEGLKPGTKVTIRASRGQPRTAPVPSSDGPPGSLQEAAPLASSADPLPVFLYPPVQRNVQKRAVRKMSVMGRQTCLECSFEIPDFPNHFPTYVHCSLCRYSTCCSRAYANHMINNHVPRKSPKYLALFKNSVSGSKLACTSCTFVTSVGDAMAKHLVFNPSHRSSSILPRGLTWISHSRHGQTRDRAHDRNLKNLYPPSFSSNKAATVKSAGVTPAEPEELPAPMAQALPSPASTATPPPTPTHLQTLALPPLAAEEAECLNVDDQDEGSPATQEPEPASGGGSSSGVGKKEQLSVKKLRVVLFALCCDTEQAAEHFRNPQRRIRRWLRRFQASQAESLEGKYLSFEAEEKLAEWVLTQREQQLPVNEETLFQKATKIGRSLEGGFKISYEWAVRFMLRHHLTPHARRAVAHTLPKDVAENAGLFIEFVQRQIHNQDLSLSMIVAIDEISLFLDTEVLSSEDRKENALQTVGTGEPWCDVVLAILADGTVLPTLVFYRGQMDQPANVPDSILLEAKESGYSDDEIMELWSTRVWQKHTACQRSKGMLVMDCHRTHLSEEVLAMLSASSTLPAVVPAGCSSKIQPLDVCIKRTVKNFLHKKWKEQAREMADTACDSDVLLQLVLDWLAEVLGVIGDCPELVQRSFLVASVLPGPDGNMNSPTRNADMQEELIASLEEQLKLSGEQSEEPSASTPRPRSSPEETIEPESLHQLFEGESETESFYGFEEADLDLMEI; from the exons GGATTTCCTGTAAGAAATGTCCGGCCTGTACAAAATGCAATGAATCAGGTTGGGATTGTGTTGAACGTACAGCAAGGCCAAACGGTTAGACCAATTACACTAGTCCCAG CCCCAGGTACCCAGTTTGTTAAGCCGACAGTTGGAGTCCCACAAGTGTTCTCTCAGATGACCCCTGTGAGGCCAGGCTCCACGATGCCTGTGCGGCCCACCACCAATACCTTCACCACCGTCATCCCAGCCACTCTCACCATCCGAAGCACCGTCCCACAGTCCCAGTCCCAGTCGACCAAGTCCACTCCCAGCACTTCCACCACTCCCACTGCCACACAGCCGACCTCCCTGGGGCACCTTGCTGTTCAGCCTCCAGGCCAATCCAGCCAGACTCAGAATCCCAAACTAG TGAGCATTGCCAGCTTTGTCACTGTGAAGCGGCCTGGTGTCACAGGTGAAAATAGCAATGAAGTGGCCAAACTGGTGAATACCCTTAACACCATCCCTTCCCTGGGCCAGAGTCCTGGGCCAGTGGTGGTATCCAACAACAGCTCCGCACATGGGTCTCAAAGAACCAGCGGGCCTGAGTCTTCAGTGAAAG TGACCTCGCCCATCCCAGTGTTTGACCTCCAGGATGGTGGACGGAAGATATGTCCACAGTGTAATGCTCACTTCCGTGTTACTGAAGCTTTGAGAGGTCACATGTGT tacTGTTGCCCAGAAATGGTTGAATACCAGAAGAAAGGAAAGTCTCTGGATTCAGAACCCAGTGTCCCATCAGCAGCAAAGCCCCCATCCCCTGAGAAAACAGCTCCTGTTGCTTCCACTCCCTCTTCTACACCTATTCCTGCTCTGTCACCACCTACCAAAGTACCAGAGCCAAATGAGAATGTGGGTGATACCGTCCAGACCAAGCTCATTATGCTAGTAGATGACTTCTACTATGGACGGGATGGTGGCACAGTAGCCCAGCTCACAAACTTCCCTAAGGTCGCCACATCTTTCCGATGCCCACATTGTACCAAAAGGCTAAAAAACAACATTCG ATTTATGAACCATATGAAACATCACGTAGAACTCGATCAGCAGAACGGTGAGGTGGACGGTCACACTATCTGCCAACACTGTTACCGTCAGTTTTCCACCCCCTTCCAGCtccagtgccacctggaaaacgtTCACAGTCCCTATGAGTCAACCA CCAAGTGCAAGATCTGTGAGTGGGCATTTGAGAGTGAGCCACTGTTTCTCCAGCATATGAAGGATACTCATAAGCCTGGAGAGATGCCTTATGTTTGCCAG GTGTGTCAGTACCGCTCCTCACTCTACTCTGAGGTAGATGTCCACTTTCGGATGATCCATGAGGATACTCGGCACCTGCTCTGCCCTTATTGCTTGAAGGTCTTCAAGAATGGCAGTGCGTTCCAACAGCATTACATGAGGCACCAG aagAGGAATGTTTATCACTGCAACAAATGCCGGCTGCAGTTTCTCTTTGCCAAGGACAAAATTGAACACAAGCTGCAGCACCATAAAACCTTCCGTAAACCCAAGCAGCTGGAAGGCTTGAAACCAGGCACCAAG GTGACAATCCGGGCTTCCCGGGGGCAGCCGCGAACTGCTCCTGTACCCTCCAGTGATGGACCTCCTGGCAGCTTGCAGGAAGCAGCGCCACTGGCCTCCTCAGCGGACCCTCTGCCCGTCTTCCTTTACCCCCCTGTCCAGCGCAACGTCCAGAAGAGAGCTGTTAGGAAAAT GAGTGTCATGGGCCGGCAGACGTGTCTGGAGTGCAGCTTTGAGATCCCCGACTTCCCCAACCACTTCCCCACCTACGTTCACTGCTCGCTGTGTCGCTACAGCACCTGCTGCTCCCGCGCCTACGCCAACCACATGATCAA CAATCATGTTCCACGGAAGAGCCCCAAGTATTTGGCTTTGTTTAAAAATTCTGTGAG TGGAAGCAAGCTGGCCTGCACTTCATGTACCTTTGTTACCTCTGTGGGAGATGCCATGGCTAAGCATTTGGTATTCAACCCTTCTCATAGATCCAGTAGCATCCTGCCACGGG GACTCACTTGGATATCTCACTCAAG GCATGGCCAGACTCGTGACCGAGCTCACGACCGGAATTTGAAAAACTTGtaccctccttccttctcctctaaCAAAGCTGCCACTGTGAAGTCTGCTGGAGTCACCCCAGCTGAGCCTGAGGAGCTGCCAGCCCCCATGGCCCAGGCACTCCCGTCACCGGCCTCAACTGCAACGCCACCACCAACCCCCACGCATCTCCAGACTTTAGCCCTTCCACCCTTGGCTGCGGAGGAGGCCGAATGTCTGAATGTTGATGACCAGGATGAAGGGAGCCCAGCCACCCAGGAGCCTGAGCCAGCATCAGGGGGTGGTAGTAGCAGTGGGGTTGGCAAGAAGGAGCAGCTTTCTGTGAAGAAGCTTCGAGTGGTCCTGTTTGCCCTATGCTGCGACACGGAGCAGGCAGCTGAACACTTCCGAAACCCCCAGCGACGCATACGGCGTTGGCTCCGGCGATTCCAGGCCTCTCAGGCGGAGAGTCTGGAGGGCAAGTATCTGAGCTTCGAGGCGGAAGAGAAGCTGGCCGAGTGGGTGCTGACCCAGCGGGAGCAACAGCTACCTGTAAATGAGGAGACCTTGTTCCAGAAAGCCACCAAAATAGGACGCTCCTTGGAGGGGGGATTTAAGATCTCATACGAGTGGGCTGTGCGTTTCATGCTGCGTCACCACCTGACTCCCCACGCACGGCGAGCTGTGGCCCACACTCTACCTAAGGACGTGGCGGAGAATGCAGGACTCTTCATTGAATTTGTACAGCGGCAAATTCACAACCAGGACTTGTCCTTGTCTATGATTGTGGCTATTGATGAGATCTCCTTGTTCCTTGATACGGAGGTACTGAGCAGTGAAGACCGAAAGGAAAATGCCCTGCAGACAGTGGGCACAGGGGAGCCTTGGTGTGACGTGGTACTGGCCATTCTGGCAGATGGCACTGTCCTCCCCACCCTGGTTTTCTACCGAGGACAGATGGATCAGCCTGCTAACGTACCAGACTCTATCTTGCTAGAGGCGAAGGAGAGTGGCTACAGTGACGATGAGATCATGGAGCTGTGGTCAACCCGCGTGTGGCAGAAACACACGGCTTGCCAGCGCAGCAAAGGCATGCTGGTGATGGACTGTCACCGCACTCACTTATCAGAAGAGGTGCTGGCCATGCTTAGCGCCTCTAGCACTTTGCCTGCGGTTGTCCCCGCAGGCTGCAGCTCCAAAATCCAGCCATTAGATGTTTGCATCAAGCGGACTGTCAAGAACTTCCTGCACAAAAAGTGGAAGGAGCAGGCTCGGGAAATGGCAGATACTGCGTGTGATTCTGATGTCCTGCTTCAGCTAGTTCTGGACTGGCTGGCTGAGGTGCTTGGTGTTATTGGGGACTGTCCAGAGCTAGTTCAGCGGTCCTTCCTGGTGGCTAGCGTTCTACCTGGCCCTGATGGCAACATGAACTCACCCACACGAAACGCTGACATGCAGGAGGAGCTAATTGCCTCCCTAGAGGAGCAGCTAAAGCTGAGCGGGGAACAGTCCGAGGAACCCTCAGCTTCCACTCCTCGACCCAGGTCATCTCCTGAAGAGACAATTGAGCCTGAAAGCCTTCACCAGCTCTTTGAGGGTGAAAGCGAGACCGAGTCTTTCTATGGCTTTGAAGAAGCTGACCTAGATCTGATGGAGATTTGA
- the POGZ gene encoding pogo transposable element with ZNF domain isoform X3, whose amino-acid sequence MADTDLFMECEEEELEPWQKISDVIEDSVVEDYNSVDKTATAGNSLVQQGGQPLILTQNPTPGLGTMVTQPVLRPVQVMQNANHVTSSPVASQPIFITTQGFPVRNVRPVQNAMNQVGIVLNVQQGQTVRPITLVPAPGTQFVKPTVGVPQVFSQMTPVRPGSTMPVRPTTNTFTTVIPATLTIRSTVPQSQSQSTKSTPSTSTTPTATQPTSLGHLAVQPPGQSSQTQNPKLAPSFPSPPAVSIASFVTVKRPGVTGENSNEVAKLVNTLNTIPSLGQSPGPVVVSNNSSAHGSQRTSGPESSVKVTSPIPVFDLQDGGRKICPQCNAHFRVTEALRGHMCYCCPEMVEYQKKGKSLDSEPSVPSAAKPPSPEKTAPVASTPSSTPIPALSPPTKVPEPNENVGDTVQTKLIMLVDDFYYGRDGGTVAQLTNFPKVATSFRCPHCTKRLKNNIRFMNHMKHHVELDQQNGEVDGHTICQHCYRQFSTPFQLQCHLENVHSPYESTTKCKICEWAFESEPLFLQHMKDTHKPGEMPYVCQVCQYRSSLYSEVDVHFRMIHEDTRHLLCPYCLKVFKNGSAFQQHYMRHQKRNVYHCNKCRLQFLFAKDKIEHKLQHHKTFRKPKQLEGLKPGTKVTIRASRGQPRTAPVPSSDGPPGSLQEAAPLASSADPLPVFLYPPVQRNVQKRAVRKMSVMGRQTCLECSFEIPDFPNHFPTYVHCSLCRYSTCCSRAYANHMINNHVPRKSPKYLALFKNSVSGSKLACTSCTFVTSVGDAMAKHLVFNPSHRSSSILPRGLTWISHSRHGQTRDRAHDRNLKNLYPPSFSSNKAATVKSAGVTPAEPEELPAPMAQALPSPASTATPPPTPTHLQTLALPPLAAEEAECLNVDDQDEGSPATQEPEPASGGGSSSGVGKKEQLSVKKLRVVLFALCCDTEQAAEHFRNPQRRIRRWLRRFQASQAESLEGKYLSFEAEEKLAEWVLTQREQQLPVNEETLFQKATKIGRSLEGGFKISYEWAVRFMLRHHLTPHARRAVAHTLPKDVAENAGLFIEFVQRQIHNQDLSLSMIVAIDEISLFLDTEVLSSEDRKENALQTVGTGEPWCDVVLAILADGTVLPTLVFYRGQMDQPANVPDSILLEAKESGYSDDEIMELWSTRVWQKHTACQRSKGMLVMDCHRTHLSEEVLAMLSASSTLPAVVPAGCSSKIQPLDVCIKRTVKNFLHKKWKEQAREMADTACDSDVLLQLVLDWLAEVLGVIGDCPELVQRSFLVASVLPGPDGNMNSPTRNADMQEELIASLEEQLKLSGEQSEEPSASTPRPRSSPEETIEPESLHQLFEGESETESFYGFEEADLDLMEI is encoded by the exons GGATTTCCTGTAAGAAATGTCCGGCCTGTACAAAATGCAATGAATCAGGTTGGGATTGTGTTGAACGTACAGCAAGGCCAAACGGTTAGACCAATTACACTAGTCCCAG CCCCAGGTACCCAGTTTGTTAAGCCGACAGTTGGAGTCCCACAAGTGTTCTCTCAGATGACCCCTGTGAGGCCAGGCTCCACGATGCCTGTGCGGCCCACCACCAATACCTTCACCACCGTCATCCCAGCCACTCTCACCATCCGAAGCACCGTCCCACAGTCCCAGTCCCAGTCGACCAAGTCCACTCCCAGCACTTCCACCACTCCCACTGCCACACAGCCGACCTCCCTGGGGCACCTTGCTGTTCAGCCTCCAGGCCAATCCAGCCAGACTCAGAATCCCAAACTAG ctccctccttcccctctccaccTGCAGTGAGCATTGCCAGCTTTGTCACTGTGAAGCGGCCTGGTGTCACAGGTGAAAATAGCAATGAAGTGGCCAAACTGGTGAATACCCTTAACACCATCCCTTCCCTGGGCCAGAGTCCTGGGCCAGTGGTGGTATCCAACAACAGCTCCGCACATGGGTCTCAAAGAACCAGCGGGCCTGAGTCTTCAGTGAAAG TGACCTCGCCCATCCCAGTGTTTGACCTCCAGGATGGTGGACGGAAGATATGTCCACAGTGTAATGCTCACTTCCGTGTTACTGAAGCTTTGAGAGGTCACATGTGT tacTGTTGCCCAGAAATGGTTGAATACCAGAAGAAAGGAAAGTCTCTGGATTCAGAACCCAGTGTCCCATCAGCAGCAAAGCCCCCATCCCCTGAGAAAACAGCTCCTGTTGCTTCCACTCCCTCTTCTACACCTATTCCTGCTCTGTCACCACCTACCAAAGTACCAGAGCCAAATGAGAATGTGGGTGATACCGTCCAGACCAAGCTCATTATGCTAGTAGATGACTTCTACTATGGACGGGATGGTGGCACAGTAGCCCAGCTCACAAACTTCCCTAAGGTCGCCACATCTTTCCGATGCCCACATTGTACCAAAAGGCTAAAAAACAACATTCG ATTTATGAACCATATGAAACATCACGTAGAACTCGATCAGCAGAACGGTGAGGTGGACGGTCACACTATCTGCCAACACTGTTACCGTCAGTTTTCCACCCCCTTCCAGCtccagtgccacctggaaaacgtTCACAGTCCCTATGAGTCAACCA CCAAGTGCAAGATCTGTGAGTGGGCATTTGAGAGTGAGCCACTGTTTCTCCAGCATATGAAGGATACTCATAAGCCTGGAGAGATGCCTTATGTTTGCCAG GTGTGTCAGTACCGCTCCTCACTCTACTCTGAGGTAGATGTCCACTTTCGGATGATCCATGAGGATACTCGGCACCTGCTCTGCCCTTATTGCTTGAAGGTCTTCAAGAATGGCAGTGCGTTCCAACAGCATTACATGAGGCACCAG aagAGGAATGTTTATCACTGCAACAAATGCCGGCTGCAGTTTCTCTTTGCCAAGGACAAAATTGAACACAAGCTGCAGCACCATAAAACCTTCCGTAAACCCAAGCAGCTGGAAGGCTTGAAACCAGGCACCAAG GTGACAATCCGGGCTTCCCGGGGGCAGCCGCGAACTGCTCCTGTACCCTCCAGTGATGGACCTCCTGGCAGCTTGCAGGAAGCAGCGCCACTGGCCTCCTCAGCGGACCCTCTGCCCGTCTTCCTTTACCCCCCTGTCCAGCGCAACGTCCAGAAGAGAGCTGTTAGGAAAAT GAGTGTCATGGGCCGGCAGACGTGTCTGGAGTGCAGCTTTGAGATCCCCGACTTCCCCAACCACTTCCCCACCTACGTTCACTGCTCGCTGTGTCGCTACAGCACCTGCTGCTCCCGCGCCTACGCCAACCACATGATCAA CAATCATGTTCCACGGAAGAGCCCCAAGTATTTGGCTTTGTTTAAAAATTCTGTGAG TGGAAGCAAGCTGGCCTGCACTTCATGTACCTTTGTTACCTCTGTGGGAGATGCCATGGCTAAGCATTTGGTATTCAACCCTTCTCATAGATCCAGTAGCATCCTGCCACGGG GACTCACTTGGATATCTCACTCAAG GCATGGCCAGACTCGTGACCGAGCTCACGACCGGAATTTGAAAAACTTGtaccctccttccttctcctctaaCAAAGCTGCCACTGTGAAGTCTGCTGGAGTCACCCCAGCTGAGCCTGAGGAGCTGCCAGCCCCCATGGCCCAGGCACTCCCGTCACCGGCCTCAACTGCAACGCCACCACCAACCCCCACGCATCTCCAGACTTTAGCCCTTCCACCCTTGGCTGCGGAGGAGGCCGAATGTCTGAATGTTGATGACCAGGATGAAGGGAGCCCAGCCACCCAGGAGCCTGAGCCAGCATCAGGGGGTGGTAGTAGCAGTGGGGTTGGCAAGAAGGAGCAGCTTTCTGTGAAGAAGCTTCGAGTGGTCCTGTTTGCCCTATGCTGCGACACGGAGCAGGCAGCTGAACACTTCCGAAACCCCCAGCGACGCATACGGCGTTGGCTCCGGCGATTCCAGGCCTCTCAGGCGGAGAGTCTGGAGGGCAAGTATCTGAGCTTCGAGGCGGAAGAGAAGCTGGCCGAGTGGGTGCTGACCCAGCGGGAGCAACAGCTACCTGTAAATGAGGAGACCTTGTTCCAGAAAGCCACCAAAATAGGACGCTCCTTGGAGGGGGGATTTAAGATCTCATACGAGTGGGCTGTGCGTTTCATGCTGCGTCACCACCTGACTCCCCACGCACGGCGAGCTGTGGCCCACACTCTACCTAAGGACGTGGCGGAGAATGCAGGACTCTTCATTGAATTTGTACAGCGGCAAATTCACAACCAGGACTTGTCCTTGTCTATGATTGTGGCTATTGATGAGATCTCCTTGTTCCTTGATACGGAGGTACTGAGCAGTGAAGACCGAAAGGAAAATGCCCTGCAGACAGTGGGCACAGGGGAGCCTTGGTGTGACGTGGTACTGGCCATTCTGGCAGATGGCACTGTCCTCCCCACCCTGGTTTTCTACCGAGGACAGATGGATCAGCCTGCTAACGTACCAGACTCTATCTTGCTAGAGGCGAAGGAGAGTGGCTACAGTGACGATGAGATCATGGAGCTGTGGTCAACCCGCGTGTGGCAGAAACACACGGCTTGCCAGCGCAGCAAAGGCATGCTGGTGATGGACTGTCACCGCACTCACTTATCAGAAGAGGTGCTGGCCATGCTTAGCGCCTCTAGCACTTTGCCTGCGGTTGTCCCCGCAGGCTGCAGCTCCAAAATCCAGCCATTAGATGTTTGCATCAAGCGGACTGTCAAGAACTTCCTGCACAAAAAGTGGAAGGAGCAGGCTCGGGAAATGGCAGATACTGCGTGTGATTCTGATGTCCTGCTTCAGCTAGTTCTGGACTGGCTGGCTGAGGTGCTTGGTGTTATTGGGGACTGTCCAGAGCTAGTTCAGCGGTCCTTCCTGGTGGCTAGCGTTCTACCTGGCCCTGATGGCAACATGAACTCACCCACACGAAACGCTGACATGCAGGAGGAGCTAATTGCCTCCCTAGAGGAGCAGCTAAAGCTGAGCGGGGAACAGTCCGAGGAACCCTCAGCTTCCACTCCTCGACCCAGGTCATCTCCTGAAGAGACAATTGAGCCTGAAAGCCTTCACCAGCTCTTTGAGGGTGAAAGCGAGACCGAGTCTTTCTATGGCTTTGAAGAAGCTGACCTAGATCTGATGGAGATTTGA